From a single Intestinibaculum porci genomic region:
- a CDS encoding aldose epimerase family protein encodes MTKVIAHNNLIDEIILRNEEMEVHLLNLGATIKNIYVSDAQKHIRDVVLGYGDVFDYMRYDGYLGASVGRCANRIAKGRFTLDGKTYHLPINNGPHSLHGGLKGFSYRLFDYIYTNHQVTFHYLSPDGQEGYPGTLDVYVTYTLDKTTLTMDYQAVTSQTTLVNLTNHTYFNLDGIACPIDDHLLTVKASHYALVDGDGLVTGEIRDIHHTPFDFTKEKAIGEALHSDDPQIILARGLDHPFLFDDNHDQVILRSKASGITMKVSTSLPLAQIYSANYLDGRLGKHKYPMNAQSALCIETSYLPDSIHLEKDSPTILKPGESYQASTSYTFTHEG; translated from the coding sequence ATGACAAAAGTGATTGCTCACAATAATCTGATTGATGAAATTATTCTCCGTAATGAGGAGATGGAAGTCCATCTCCTCAATCTGGGAGCCACGATCAAAAATATTTATGTTTCTGATGCGCAAAAGCATATCCGTGATGTGGTACTTGGATATGGTGATGTCTTTGATTACATGCGTTATGATGGCTACTTAGGTGCTAGTGTTGGTCGCTGCGCTAACCGCATTGCGAAAGGACGCTTTACTTTAGACGGCAAAACCTATCATTTGCCAATCAATAATGGTCCTCATAGCTTGCATGGCGGTCTCAAAGGTTTTTCTTATCGCTTATTTGACTACATTTATACCAATCATCAGGTCACTTTCCATTACTTATCGCCTGATGGCCAGGAAGGCTATCCCGGCACGTTAGATGTCTATGTCACCTACACATTAGACAAAACAACCCTCACGATGGATTATCAGGCAGTGACGAGTCAAACGACTTTAGTCAATCTCACTAATCATACGTACTTTAACTTAGATGGCATCGCGTGTCCTATTGATGATCATCTGCTTACGGTGAAAGCCTCGCACTATGCCCTCGTTGATGGTGATGGCTTAGTCACTGGTGAAATCAGGGATATCCACCATACACCTTTTGATTTCACAAAGGAAAAAGCGATTGGGGAAGCTTTACATAGCGATGATCCCCAGATTATCCTTGCCCGCGGCTTAGATCATCCGTTCTTATTTGATGACAATCATGATCAGGTGATTTTACGTTCAAAAGCGAGCGGGATCACAATGAAAGTATCGACATCTCTGCCTTTGGCGCAGATTTATAGTGCTAACTATTTAGATGGCCGCTTAGGCAAACATAAATATCCGATGAACGCGCAAAGTGCGCTGTGCATAGAAACATCGTATCTTCCCGATAGCATCCACTTGGAAAAAGACTCACCGACGATCTTAAAACCAGGGGAGAGTTATCAGGCATCCACATCTTATACATTCACTCATGAAGGCTAG
- a CDS encoding IS1634 family transposase — protein sequence MFLKELVKIPEEKGRINQTKKGKNCYVRYLLEAKYYPDKKYAIPKFVNIGKVADEAGMMYPNQNYIKYFGRDELSEDHSSERSGCLKVGAYIVLSELAREMELKKILEKRFTSEDANLILDLAFYAIITENFQGQYYPYYAFEHPLMTDHMKIYSDSKISSFLASVEPNQIQGFMNDWNCNRDHDKRIYVSYDSTNKNCQAGDIDMVEFGHAKVDKGLPIVNIAMAYDTCNEQPLFYEQYPGSIVDVSQLRYMIGKAQGYGYRNIGFILDRGYFSKPNIHDLDHADYPFIIMVKGQKSLVRSIVLENQDTFEKDRDCFIPKYRVYGKTVKRTLYASDEKDRYFHLYYSNKRNALETECFEDKIAAMKDFLDSLRGTKATISNKYSKYFNLEMHKDGTFICASEKNNVIIEELSLFGYFCIITSEPLTAKEALEIYKSRDTSEKLFRGDKSYLGADAIRVYSGESMRTKMFVEFIALILRNRMHIQLKREEEKMKKKPNYMTVPAAIRELEKMQLIRDGQGDYIVDHATTKTQKAILKAFGIDANVLKKRNASLCKELNDV from the coding sequence ATGTTTTTGAAAGAACTGGTTAAAATTCCAGAAGAAAAAGGAAGAATCAATCAGACAAAGAAAGGTAAAAACTGCTATGTTCGATATCTTTTAGAGGCTAAGTATTATCCGGACAAAAAGTATGCTATTCCTAAATTTGTCAATATAGGCAAAGTGGCTGATGAAGCTGGCATGATGTATCCAAATCAGAACTATATTAAATATTTTGGAAGGGACGAGCTATCCGAAGATCATTCTTCAGAAAGAAGCGGCTGCCTTAAAGTGGGGGCTTATATTGTTTTATCAGAATTGGCGCGAGAGATGGAATTAAAAAAGATACTCGAAAAAAGATTTACATCTGAAGATGCAAATCTGATTCTTGATTTAGCTTTCTATGCGATCATAACTGAAAATTTTCAGGGCCAGTACTATCCCTATTATGCATTTGAGCATCCTCTGATGACGGACCATATGAAAATATATAGCGATTCAAAGATTTCAAGCTTTCTGGCATCGGTTGAACCGAATCAAATTCAAGGCTTTATGAATGACTGGAACTGCAATCGAGATCACGATAAGCGCATTTATGTTTCTTATGATTCAACCAATAAAAACTGTCAAGCTGGAGACATAGATATGGTGGAATTTGGACATGCAAAGGTTGATAAGGGATTGCCTATTGTAAATATAGCTATGGCCTATGATACCTGTAATGAGCAGCCTCTTTTCTATGAGCAGTATCCGGGAAGTATTGTGGATGTATCCCAGCTGAGATATATGATTGGCAAGGCTCAGGGATATGGGTACAGGAATATTGGGTTTATTTTGGACAGAGGCTACTTTAGTAAACCAAATATACATGACTTGGATCATGCAGACTATCCTTTTATAATTATGGTCAAGGGACAAAAAAGCTTAGTAAGAAGCATTGTTTTGGAAAACCAGGATACTTTTGAAAAGGATAGAGACTGTTTTATACCAAAATATAGGGTATATGGAAAAACAGTTAAGCGAACACTTTATGCCTCTGATGAAAAAGATCGTTATTTTCATCTTTACTATTCTAATAAAAGAAATGCTTTGGAAACAGAATGTTTTGAGGATAAGATAGCAGCTATGAAAGATTTTCTGGATAGTCTCAGAGGAACGAAAGCGACGATATCAAACAAATATAGTAAATATTTCAATCTTGAAATGCATAAGGATGGGACATTTATTTGTGCAAGTGAAAAAAATAATGTTATTATCGAAGAATTATCACTTTTTGGATATTTCTGTATTATTACATCAGAACCGTTAACTGCCAAAGAAGCTCTTGAGATTTATAAAAGCAGAGATACGTCCGAAAAATTATTTAGAGGAGATAAATCTTATTTGGGGGCGGATGCGATCAGAGTTTATTCAGGGGAATCAATGAGAACGAAGATGTTTGTGGAATTTATAGCACTGATATTAAGAAACAGAATGCACATTCAATTGAAGCGTGAAGAAGAAAAGATGAAAAAGAAACCAAATTATATGACAGTACCAGCAGCTATTAGAGAGTTGGAGAAGATGCAATTAATTAGAGATGGTCAAGGTGATTATATAGTAGATCATGCCACAACAAAAACTCAGAAGGCTATTCTTAAGGCATTTGGCATTGATGCAAATGTTCTGAAAAAGCGAAACGCGAGTTTGTGCAAAGAGTTGAACGATGTTTAG
- a CDS encoding APC family permease, with protein MEKKLGLRNVVSVSVGLVIATSCLISLGQGAGEIGELFIFAMIIACLLNMVTMATMSELNALMPNVTGGLAQYTLAGIGPVPTIVLMVGGYMISNILSSGVEASIFAYAMGKVLGLPIPNFFWTVLASIVILIANLRGVDMFAKIQDLVAYLLLGSMLLMGLIGVFKLGTGTVIHQPAIMHPHFKNVVSMTAVAFWLFIGAEYAIPISKDVKNAKRNVPLGMFIGLGIICLVQSILIMGFKNYTYWDALAASAAPHLLYGENLLGKAGQIWMAFVAALAVVSTQNSTVQGLSSIFAGMSRTNLMPQFFGKLNKHKVPYIGIWAVTLSILLFAWLSQDSSDRISFLILVGSVFWMASYITAHIDLLVFRKRLPNAPRSFKVPFGPILPIIGILGEVYMIMNISIDPVERHHIWALTGVIFVILFVYAIIWTKVKMRIPIFKPVPMEKVLAMENTMYYKIRKRRGIWK; from the coding sequence ATGGAAAAGAAACTCGGCTTACGTAACGTTGTCTCCGTCTCCGTTGGTTTAGTCATTGCGACCAGCTGTCTGATTTCCTTAGGCCAGGGGGCTGGGGAAATCGGTGAGCTGTTCATCTTTGCGATGATCATTGCCTGTTTGTTAAACATGGTGACGATGGCCACAATGAGTGAACTCAATGCCTTAATGCCCAACGTTACCGGCGGTCTGGCTCAGTATACGTTAGCGGGCATTGGCCCGGTGCCAACGATCGTTCTGATGGTGGGCGGCTATATGATTTCGAATATCCTCTCCTCAGGGGTAGAAGCCTCGATCTTCGCCTATGCGATGGGGAAAGTCTTAGGCTTACCGATTCCCAATTTCTTTTGGACGGTGTTAGCCTCAATCGTCATCCTGATTGCGAATTTACGCGGTGTCGATATGTTTGCGAAGATTCAGGATTTGGTTGCTTATTTATTACTTGGTTCGATGCTTCTGATGGGGCTTATCGGCGTCTTCAAATTAGGCACCGGCACGGTCATTCATCAGCCGGCCATCATGCATCCGCATTTCAAAAATGTCGTGTCGATGACCGCTGTGGCCTTCTGGTTATTTATTGGTGCCGAATATGCGATTCCCATTTCCAAGGATGTCAAAAATGCGAAGCGTAATGTTCCTTTAGGAATGTTCATTGGCTTAGGCATTATCTGTTTAGTCCAGTCGATTCTTATTATGGGCTTTAAAAACTATACCTACTGGGATGCTTTAGCGGCCAGTGCCGCCCCGCATTTACTCTATGGAGAAAACTTATTAGGCAAAGCCGGCCAGATCTGGATGGCTTTCGTGGCCGCCTTAGCGGTTGTCAGTACCCAAAACTCAACTGTGCAGGGGCTATCCAGCATCTTTGCGGGGATGTCGCGAACGAATCTGATGCCTCAGTTTTTTGGGAAGTTAAACAAACATAAAGTGCCTTATATCGGTATTTGGGCAGTTACTTTATCAATCTTATTATTTGCCTGGTTATCCCAGGATTCTTCTGATCGTATCAGTTTCTTAATCTTAGTCGGATCCGTGTTCTGGATGGCTTCCTATATTACCGCACATATCGATTTACTCGTATTCCGTAAACGATTACCCAATGCGCCAAGAAGCTTTAAAGTCCCTTTTGGTCCCATCTTACCAATCATTGGGATCTTAGGGGAAGTGTACATGATTATGAACATCTCGATTGATCCAGTAGAACGTCATCATATTTGGGCTTTGACCGGGGTCATCTTTGTTATTCTCTTTGTCTATGCGATCATCTGGACG
- a CDS encoding tyramine oxidase subunit B, whose translation MDTKIDFLYLSEPDMIKAGVKDMKACVASMESMLLLLKEGDYRMGGENGNSHGCMIMFPDHPKFPGMPRNTQDRRFMAMPAYLGGAYQMAGVKWYGSNIENKEKGLPRSILMMTLSDKDTGAPLAFMSANLLSAYRTGGVPGVGAKYLARKDSETVAIIGPGVMGKTSLAAFAVTCPKLHRLHIKGRGRKSIDSFIDFVKKEFPQFDEIKVCETEEEAVRDADIISFTTVAQCGDDIAIVDTYPYVAKEWVKPGAFISMPSAAKFDDEMVVKAKCVVDNMMLYEAWEEEYPYPTYPKIAIIGSKFTDLIHEGKKKKEDIAEMADIILGKTPGRTSDDEIIIYSVGGMPVEDVAWGCSVYKKAKELGIGVKLNLWDKPEMA comes from the coding sequence ATGGATACGAAAATCGATTTCTTATATCTCTCAGAACCGGATATGATCAAAGCCGGGGTTAAAGACATGAAAGCCTGCGTGGCATCAATGGAATCGATGTTACTGCTGTTAAAAGAAGGGGACTACCGCATGGGCGGGGAAAATGGCAACTCCCATGGCTGTATGATCATGTTCCCAGATCATCCGAAGTTTCCGGGAATGCCCAGAAATACTCAGGATCGTCGCTTTATGGCGATGCCAGCATATCTTGGCGGGGCATATCAGATGGCCGGAGTCAAATGGTATGGCTCCAATATTGAAAATAAAGAAAAAGGCTTACCAAGAAGTATCTTGATGATGACCTTATCTGATAAAGACACTGGGGCACCGTTAGCCTTTATGTCAGCGAACTTATTATCCGCTTACCGAACCGGCGGGGTGCCGGGTGTGGGGGCGAAGTACTTAGCCCGGAAAGATAGTGAAACCGTTGCGATTATTGGTCCTGGGGTCATGGGCAAAACGAGCTTAGCCGCTTTTGCGGTGACTTGCCCCAAACTGCATCGTTTGCATATTAAAGGGCGCGGCCGCAAGTCGATTGACAGTTTTATTGATTTTGTGAAGAAAGAATTCCCACAGTTTGATGAAATCAAAGTGTGTGAAACGGAAGAAGAAGCGGTCCGCGATGCCGATATTATTTCTTTCACCACGGTTGCTCAGTGCGGTGATGATATCGCCATTGTGGATACTTATCCTTATGTGGCAAAAGAATGGGTCAAGCCAGGGGCTTTTATCTCGATGCCATCAGCGGCGAAGTTTGATGATGAGATGGTTGTCAAAGCCAAATGCGTCGTTGATAACATGATGTTATATGAAGCCTGGGAAGAGGAATATCCCTATCCGACTTATCCTAAGATTGCCATTATTGGATCGAAATTTACCGATTTGATTCATGAAGGCAAAAAGAAGAAAGAAGACATCGCCGAAATGGCGGATATCATCTTAGGCAAAACACCTGGACGAACAAGTGATGATGAAATCATTATTTATTCCGTTGGCGGAATGCCGGTCGAAGATGTCGCCTGGGGCTGCAGCGTCTATAAGAAAGCTAAAGAGCTAGGCATTGGCGTGAAGTTAAATCTCTGGGACAAACCAGAAATGGCATAA
- a CDS encoding P-II family nitrogen regulator, whose protein sequence is MSKLSRIEIICDMSKFSLLKSELSQLGVRGMTFIQVLGCGAEKGTKEYEVDENYEMELLPKIEVQCVVESERVAEIVDRVEKALYTGHIGDGKIFVMSLDDVIRVRTGDHGEKAL, encoded by the coding sequence ATGAGTAAACTATCAAGAATTGAAATTATCTGTGACATGTCCAAATTCAGTCTATTGAAAAGCGAACTAAGTCAGTTGGGTGTCCGAGGAATGACTTTCATTCAGGTCTTAGGCTGTGGCGCTGAAAAGGGCACGAAAGAATATGAAGTGGATGAAAACTATGAAATGGAATTGTTGCCAAAAATAGAGGTGCAGTGCGTCGTCGAAAGTGAACGTGTGGCAGAGATTGTCGATCGTGTGGAAAAAGCGCTGTATACCGGTCATATCGGTGATGGCAAGATCTTTGTCATGAGCTTAGATGATGTCATTCGCGTCCGCACAGGAGATCACGGAGAAAAAGCTTTATAA
- a CDS encoding HAD family hydrolase, whose amino-acid sequence MKGVIFDFNGTLFLDHDKHVKAWNQISQLLRHCPITKEELFTKFNGVPNDVIISEMLAGKGTKPQIQKYSALKEEYYRAYCQKDPASFHLINGAYDYFQSLQKRHIPFTIASASIKENIDFFISSFHLDDYFDISKIVYDDGTYQNKVAMFIKAAHNIGVDISDCLIYEDSISGIQSAYEAGCHEIIVIDTAGQKDTYQKLPGVVRVISDLTEVCYDKSDCSQ is encoded by the coding sequence ATGAAAGGGGTGATCTTTGATTTTAATGGGACACTTTTTCTCGATCATGATAAACATGTCAAAGCCTGGAATCAGATCTCTCAGCTGCTTCGTCATTGTCCTATTACTAAGGAAGAGCTCTTTACCAAGTTCAATGGCGTTCCTAATGATGTCATTATAAGCGAGATGTTAGCGGGGAAAGGGACGAAGCCGCAGATTCAAAAATACAGTGCCTTAAAGGAAGAATACTACCGCGCTTACTGTCAGAAAGATCCGGCTTCCTTTCATTTGATTAATGGGGCTTATGACTATTTTCAATCCTTGCAGAAAAGGCATATCCCATTTACTATTGCCAGTGCATCGATTAAAGAGAATATTGATTTCTTTATCTCTTCCTTTCATTTAGATGATTACTTTGATATCTCAAAAATTGTTTATGATGATGGCACTTATCAAAATAAAGTGGCGATGTTTATTAAGGCGGCGCACAATATTGGCGTAGATATTTCTGACTGTTTGATTTATGAAGACAGCATCTCTGGAATTCAAAGCGCCTATGAAGCGGGCTGTCATGAAATCATTGTCATTGATACGGCAGGGCAGAAAGATACCTACCAAAAACTGCCTGGCGTCGTGCGGGTCATCAGTGATTTAACGGAGGTCTGTTATGACAAAAGTGATTGCTCACAATAA